A DNA window from Hordeum vulgare subsp. vulgare chromosome 1H, MorexV3_pseudomolecules_assembly, whole genome shotgun sequence contains the following coding sequences:
- the LOC123399854 gene encoding beta-glucosidase 32-like, translating into MVRPLHLTRTASPHLSALSVVRPHLSSAAITHLISRYLHLSTITAARLALQLQAVIMAPPLVVLLLLLCLAVSSRDAAVLTRRDFPDGFIFGAGTSAFQVEGVAAEDGRKPSIWDTFTHQGYSYDKSTADVSADQYHHYKDDVKLMYEMGLDAYRFSIAWPRLILDGRGEINPKGLEYYNNLIDELIRHGIRPHVTIYHFDLPQSLQDEYNGLLSPRFIDDYTAYAEACFESAFNMKQRDYYADAYAIANPYNAIQEVFKGESAVVMKKPVHMEKPLPPRPRPSLLLPLSLCLAHVSPLPYRRTGFQTRVRSTRARSSPPPLPSIHRRA; encoded by the exons atggttcgacctcttcATTTGACACGCACAGCCTCCCCTC ATCTATCTGCCCTGAGCGTCGTTCGTCCCCATCTCTCCTCCGCTGCCATCACCCATCTCATCTCCCGCTACCTTCATCTCTCCACCATCACTGCTGCA CGGTTGGCATTGCAGCTCCAGGCCGTGATCATGGCGCCGCCGCtcgtcgttctcctcctcctcctctgccttgCCGTCTCGTCGAGAGACGCCGCCGTGCTAACCCGCCGTGACTTCCCCGACGGGTTCATCTTCGGCGCGGGCACCTCGGCCTTCCAG GTGGAAGGGGTTGCTGCAGAAGATGGGAGGAAGCCCAGCATCTGGGACACCTTCACCCATCAAG GTTACTCCTATGATAAATCTACCGCAGATGTTTCAGCAGATCAGTATCATCATTACAAG GATGATGTAAAACTTATGTATGAGATGGGTTTAGACGCATACAGATTCTCCATCGCATGGCCCCGGCTTATACTAG ATGGAAGAGGAGAGATCAATCCAAAGGGCCTGGAGTACTACAACAACTTAATAGATGAGCTGATACGTCATG GCATACGACCTCATGTCACAATCTACCATTTCGATCTCCCCCAGTCCCTTCAGGATGAATATAATGGACTGCTCAGCCCCAGATTCAT AGACGATTACACCGCGTATGCTGAAGCCTGCTTTGAGAGCGCATTCAATATGAAGCAGAGGGACTACTATGCCGACGCATACGCCATCGCAA ATCCGTACAACGCTATCCAAGAGGTATTTAAAGGGGAATCTgctgtcgtgatg AAAAAACCGGTTCACATGGAAAAACCTCTACCTCCCCGTCCTCGTCCCTCTCTTCTCCTCCCCCTATCTCTCTGCCTCGCCCACGTCTCGCCTCTCCCGTATCGGCGGACCGGATTTCAAACCCGCGTCAGGTCGACGAGGGCCAGGTCTTCGCCGCCACCGCTCCCCTCGATCCATCGGCGTGCCTGA
- the LOC123441591 gene encoding pyruvate, phosphate dikinase 2, whose product MPSVSKAGVCVQRPTTSGGGRSREAARSVAAPRARHANSKAMHHAARGRHCSPPKAVAAPMPATKKRVFHFGKGKSEGNKAMKDLLGGKGANLAEMASIGLSVPPGFTVSTEACEQYQLAGRALPAGLWEETLEGLRWVEEYMGARLGDPARPLLLSVRSGAAVSMPGMMDTVLNLGLNDEVAAGLAAKSGDRFAYDSFRRFLDMFGNVVMDIPHALFEEKLEAMKATKGVQNDTDLTANDLRELVGQYKNVYVEAKGEQFPSDPKRQLQLAVLAVFDSWDSPRANKYRSINQITGLRGTAVNVQCMVFGNMGNTSGTGVLFTRNPSTGEKKLYGEFLVNAQGEDVVAGIRTPEDLDAMRDHMPEAYAELVENCDILESHYKEMMDIEFTVQENRLWMLQCRSGKRTGTGAVKIAVDMVNEALVDRNTAIKMVEPGHLDQLLHPQFANPEAASYKGKVITTGLPASPGAAVGQIVFTAEDAEAWHAQGKSAILVRTETSPEDVGGMHAAAGILTARGGMTSHAAVVARGWGKCCVSGCSSIRVNETEKAVAIEDKMLYEGDWISLNGSTGEVILGKQPLSPPALSADLETFMSWVDEVRQLKVMANADTPEDALAARKNGAEGIGLCRTEHMFFASDERIKAVRQMIMAPTVELRQKALDRLLPYQRSDFEGIFRAMDGLPVTIRLLDPPLHEFLPEGHVEDIVRELCAETGAAEDDVLARMEKLSEVNPMLGFRGCRLGISYPELTEMQARAIFEAAISMTNQGIQVFPEIMVPLVGTPQELGHQVALIRQIAKNVFTNMGKTIDYKVGTMIEIPRAALVADEIAEQAEFFSFGTNDLTQMTFGYSRDDVGKFLPIYLAQGILQHDPFEVLDQRGVGELVKIATERGRKARPNLKVGICGEHGGEPSSVAFFAKAGLDYVSCSPFRVPIARLAAAQVLV is encoded by the exons ATGCCGTCGGTTTCCAAGGCCGGCGTGTGCGTGCAGAGGCCGACCACGAGCGGCGGCGGGAGGAGCAGGGAGGCGGCCCGATCGGTGGCGGCGCCGAGAGCCCGGCACGCGAACTCCAAGGCGATGCACCACGCGGCGCGGGGCCGGCATTGCTCGCCTCCCAAGGCCGTCGCGGCGCCGATGCCCGCCACGAAGAAG AGGGTGTTCCACTTCGGCAAGGGCAAGAGCGAGGGCAACAAGGCCATGAAGGACCTG CTGGGCGGGAAGGGCGCCAACTTGGCGGAGATGGCGAGCATCGGGCTGTCGGTGCCGCCGGGGTTCACGGTGTCGACGGAGGCGTGCGAGCAGTACCAGCTGGCGGGGAGGGCGCTGCCGGCGGGGCTGTGGGAGGAGACGCTGGAGGGCCTGCGGTGGGTGGAGGAGTACATGGGGGCGCGCCTCGGCGACCCCGCGCGCCCCCTGCTGCTCTCCGTCCGCTCCGGCGCCGCCGTGTCCATGCCCGGCATGATGGACACGGTGCTCAACCTGGGGCTCAACGACGAGGTGGCCGCCGGGCTGGCCGCCAAGAGCGGCGACCGCTTCGCCTACGACTCCTTCCGCCGCTTCCTCGACATGTTCGGCAACGTC GTTATGGACATTCCTCATGCACTTTTCGAAGAGAAACTCGAAGCCATGAAAGCAACCAAGGGGGTGCAGAACGACACCGACCTGACTGCCAATGACCTCAGGGAGCTAGTGGGTCAGTACAAGAACGTCTATGTCGAAGCCAAAGGAGAACAGTTTCCCTCAG ATCCGAAGAGGCAACTGCAGTTAGCGGTGTTGGCCGTGTTCGACTCGTGGGACAGTCCGAGAGCGAACAAGTATAGAAGCATTAATCAGATCACCGGACTTCGGGGCACCGCCGTGAACGTGCAGTGCATGGTGTTTGGCAACATGGGGAACACCTCCGGCACCGGTGTCCTCTTCACTAGGAACCCTAGCACCGGAGAGAAGAAGCTTTATGGCGAGTTCCTAGTCAATGCTCAG GGTGAGGATGTGGTTGCTGGAATCAGAACCCCGGAGGATCTTGATGCCATGAGGGATCACATGCCGGAGGCCTATGCAGAGCTTGTCGAAAACTGCGACATACTGGAGAGCCACTATAAAGAAATGATG GATATTGAGTTTACCGTTCAAGAAAATAGGCTCTGGATGCTACAGTGCAGATCCGGAAAGCGTACTGGCACAGGAGCTGTGAAGATTGCTGTAGACATGGTTAATGAGGCTCTTGTTGATCGCAATACAGCGATTAAGATGGTAGAACCAGGTCACCTGGACCAGCTTCTTCACCCACAG TTTGCCAACCCTGAGGCTGCTTCATACAAAGGCAAAGTTATTACTACTGGCTTACCAGCATCACCTGGTGCTGCTGTGGGACAGATTGTATTTACTGCTGAAGATGCTGAAGCATGGCATGCCCAAGGGAAATCTGCTATTCTG GTGAGGACTGAGACCagcccagaagatgttggtggtatGCATGCAGCTGCTGGAATTCTTACAGCAAGAGGTGGTATGACTTCTCATGCTGCTGTTGTAGCTCGTGGTTGGGGAAAATGCTGTGTGTCAGGGTGCTCAAGCATCCGTGTAAATGAAACTGAAAAG GCGGTAGCTATTGAAGACAAGATGCTCTACGAAGGTGACTGGATATCACTCAATGGATCAACTGGTGAAGTGATCCTTGGCAAACAGCCACTTtccccaccagcccttagtgctGACTTGGAAACTTTCATGTCCTGGGTTGACGAAGTTAGGCAGCTCAAG GTCATGGCTAACGCAGATACCCCTGAGGATGCATTGGCAGCAAGGAAGAATGGGGCAGAGGGAATTGGACTCTGTCGGACAGAGCACATG TTCTTTGCTTCTGACGAGAGGATTAAGGCTGTGAGGCAGATGATTATGGCTCCAACTGTTGAACTGAGGCAGAAAGCACTAGATCGTCTTCTGCCTTATCAGAGGTCCGACTTTGAAGGCATTTTCCGTGCTATGGATG GGCTCCCGGTGACTATTCGGCTGTTGGACCCTCCACTTCACGAGTTCCTTCCAGAAGGGCATGTCGAGGATATTGTGCGTGAGCTATGTGCTGAAACCGGAGCCGCTGAGGATGATGTCCTTGCAAGAATGGAGAAACTTTCAGAAGTCAATCCAATGCTTGGTTTCCGTGGTTGCAG GCTTGGTATATCATATCCTGAATTAACAGAAATGCAAGCCCGGGCCATCTTTGAAGCTGCCATATCCATGACCAACCAGGGTATTCAAGTATTTCCAGAGATAATGGTTCCTCTTGTTGGAACACCTCAG GAATTGGGACATCAAGTGGCTCTTATCCGCCAAATTGCTAAGAATGTTTTCACCAATATGGGGAAAACAATTGATTACAAAGTTGGGACTATGATTGAAATTCCTAGGGCAGCTCTAGTGGCAGATGAG ATAGCAGAGCAGGCTGAGTTCTTCTCTTTCGGAACGAACGACCTCACGCAGATGACATTTGGTTACAGTAGGGATGATGTGGGGAAGTTCCTTCCCATCTATCTGGCTCAGGGTATCCTCCAGCATGACCCCTTTGAG GTGCTTGATCAGAGAGGAGTGGGGGAGCTGGTGAAGATTGCTACCGAGAGGGGTCGCAAAGCGAGGCCTAACTTGAAG GTGGGCATCTGCGGTGAACATGGTGGAGAGCCATCTTCAGTTGCTTTTTTCGCAAAGGCTGGGCTGGATTATGTTTCTTGCTCCCCGTTCAG GGTCCCGATCGCTAGGCTGGCTGCAGCTCAGGTGCTTGTCTGA